A single genomic interval of Daucus carota subsp. sativus chromosome 1, DH1 v3.0, whole genome shotgun sequence harbors:
- the LOC108203972 gene encoding BURP domain protein RD22: protein MEFNLFHFFALLSVAFVASHAALSSEDYWRSVLPNTPMPKSISELIQSPEFLDDKSTAVNVGKGNVNVHTGKGGGTNVNVGKGNVGVHTGKGGGTNVHVGKGNVGVNTGKGGTNVHVGKGSGVSVNTGKPGKRTNVGVGKGGVVVRSGHKGKPVYVGVKPGKNPFVYNYAASADQLHDNPNVALFFVEKDLHQGTNMNLHFTKSATPATFLPKKVADSIPFSSEKLPEILSKFSVEENTYESETMKNTISECEAPAIKGEEKYCATSLESMVDFTTSELGNKVSAVSTDVEKESELQKYTIVGSKKLGEKAVICHKQNYAYAVFYCHKTNNVKAYTVSLVGNDGTKAKAAAICHTDTSSWNPKHLAFQVLNVKPGSVPVCHFLPEDHVVWVPRS, encoded by the exons ATGGAGTTCAATCTCTTCCACTTCTTTGCACTTCTTTCT GTAGCATTTGTGGCAAGCCATGCAGCTCTGTCTTCTGAGGACTACTGGAGATCAGTTTTACCCAACACTCCCATGCCTAAGTCCATTAGTGAACTAATTCAGTCTCCTG aatttttggatgacaAAAGCACCGCGGTGAATGTGGGAAAGGGCAACGTGAATGTCCACACAGGCAAGGGCGGAGGCACTAATGTAAACGTCGGAAAGGGCAACGTAGGTGTCCACACAGGCAAGGGCGGGGGCACTAACGTACATGTCGGAAAGGGCAACGTAGGTGTCAACACGGGCAAGGGAGGCACTAATGTACATGTCGGAAAGGGTTCAGGCGTCAGTGTCAACACTGGAAAGCCCGGAAAGCGTACTAATGTTGGCGTTGGCAAGGGAGGCGTGGTTGTCCGATCAGGACACAAGGGCAAGCCTGTTTATGTTGGTGTCAAACCAGGCAAAAATCCATTTGTCTACAACTATGCTGCCTCTGCAGATCAGCTTCATGATAATCCGAATGTAGCCCTGTTTTTCGTCGAAAAAGATTTACATCAGGGAACAAACATGAACCTGCATTTCACCAAGTCCGCGACACCAGCAACTTTCTTGCCTAAGAAGGTTGCtgattccattccattctcatCCGAGAAGCTACCTGAGATTTTGAGCAAATTCTCCGTGGAAGAGAACACGTACGAGTCTGAGACAATGAAGAATACTATCAGTGAATGCGAAGCACCAGCAATCAAAGGCGAAGAGAAGTACTGTGCAACTTCACTAGAGTCCATGGTTGATTTCACTACTTCTGAATTAGGGAACAAAGTCAGCGCTGTGTCAACAGACGTCGAAAAGGAAAGTGAATTGCAGAAGTACACAATTGTCGGCTCCAAAAAATTGGGGGAAAAGGCCGTGATCTGTCACAAGCAAAACTACGCGTATGCTGTGTTTTACTGCCACAAGACGAACAATGTCAAGGCCTACACGGTCTCACTTGTTGGAAACGACGGGACAAAAGCTAAAGCAGCAGCTATCTGTCACACAGATACTTCGTCGTGGAATCCAAAGCATTTGGCGTTCCAGGTGCTCAATGTTAAGCCCGGAAGTGTTCCTGTCTGCCATTTTCTACCCGAGGATCATGTCGTCTGGGTTCCTCGCAGCTAA